A region of the Candidatus Margulisiibacteriota bacterium genome:
CGGAAAACGCGACCCAGGTATAGCGGATATTGGCCGCGTTAACGCCGGGGTCGGTGCCAAGCGAAAAGCCGTCGGTATTTAAAGTAGTAATGGCTCCGGAATAATTATACGCGGCGTTTTCAAAGTAAGCGGTTCAATCAGAGGCCATAGCGGACGACCGCCAGACCGCCCGGCCGGCGGCAGTATCCGCTTTTATGATAACAAGGTCAGGGGAGAGGCCAAGTCCGGTTATTGACCGGGGAACGCCGGAGCCAACGTAATAACCGGAGCGCATTTCAAAAGCGTTGACGCCGCCGATCCAAAAAAGAACAATGGCCGCAACGATTATAACCGTTTTTTTCATCTAGTGGCAATTATATAAGAGGTAAAGGGAATGTCAAACAAAGATGCAAACAAAGATGCTATTTTGCCGCTTGTATTTACCGGTCGAGATGCTAAAATTCGTGCTAAATGAAATTACAGTGCCCAGAGCGCCTCTGTCGAGCCGGATTCACGATGATTGAACTGATCATTGCCATGGTCGTAATGGTGATCGTTGCCTCTTACACTTTTATTTCTATAACTCCTTACCGCGGGGTCAAGCTCGACGCGGCCGCCAAAAAAGTCGCTTTTGACCTCTCCTACGCCAGGAACATGGCGCTGGTCATGACCGAATGGTATGGCGTAACTTTTGAAGCGGCGCCAAACAATTCATATACGATCTACAAAACTGATGGGACGACTGATTCCATAATCGCCGATCCGGCCGGAGGTCCGTTCAGCGTTAATCTTGCCCGGATATTTAATGGCGTTGAGATCTCGGCGGTAAATATTGTTGGAGGAAAAAAAGTGGAGTTTGATCCCCTGGGGGCTCCTTACGTTGATAAAGGAGGAGCCGCGGTTTCTCCTGAAGCGGCCATCACCTTAAGCTACCAGGGGAGGAGTAAAAGTATTTACATTACGCCAGGCACCGGGAGGATTCACAACTGATGAGAAAAGGGTTTTCCTTGATTGAACTGGTCATCGCCGTTGCCATCCTGGGAATTGTTATGTATTCTCTGATCACGATCTACATCACCACCGGGCTAAAAGGCTCCACCGCCGAGATCTACACCATTGCTCAATATCTGGCGGCGGAAAAAATGGAACAGACACTGGGAGGGTCATTTGAACTGGCCGTTAACCAGGCGCAGACCAATTTTACCGGAGACCTTGCCCAATACTCGTTTCAGATTAACTTCAACTATACCACTCCCGCGGATTTTAACGCCAGCGTCGCCGGACCGACCGATTATAAAAAAGTCGCCGTTTTGATCCGTCATCCCAGGCTGGGGAGCCCGCTTGAGCTCGCGGTAATCAGGGCGAATTATTAATATGAAAAAAGGTTTTTCCCTGATTGAAAGCATTCTCGTCATAACTCTTCTCGGCCTGATGTTTTCCGGGATAGCGATCTTCATTCAGGAAAGTCTCAACTCCTGGCTCTTTTTCAGCGCGCAAAAAGAACTGCTTTCTGAAGCGACCGGAGCGATGAACCGAATGACGCGGGAACTACGGATTGCCGATAAGAACGTAAGCATTATTGTCCACACTCCGACGCAGGTGACCATTCGCGATAAGCTTGGTCATGAGATCTCTTTCGCGCAGGACGGCTCTTCCCTGAAGAGGAATGGCGTTATCCTTGCCGGGAACCTGGCCGATCCAGGCGGACTCTCTCTCCGCTACTTGAGAGACGACGGGACTGACGATCCAAACATGAGTAATGTCTCATCCATTTGGATCCGCCTGACACTGGTCAAGGAAAACAGCAAGGTCGCGCTCGAATCATCGGCGGCAATAAGGATAAAAAATCTATGAATAGAAAGGGGGTAACGCTGGTCGCGGTAGTATTTATCATTTTAGCGTTAACCATGCTGGTCATTTCGTTGAGTTCACTCTTTTTTTCCGGAAGTTCCCTGGCGGTCAGGGGCTATTCCTCCCTTAGAACTTTTTATATCGCCAA
Encoded here:
- a CDS encoding type II secretion system GspH family protein, translating into MKKGFSLIESILVITLLGLMFSGIAIFIQESLNSWLFFSAQKELLSEATGAMNRMTRELRIADKNVSIIVHTPTQVTIRDKLGHEISFAQDGSSLKRNGVILAGNLADPGGLSLRYLRDDGTDDPNMSNVSSIWIRLTLVKENSKVALESSAAIRIKNL
- a CDS encoding type II secretion system GspH family protein; the encoded protein is MKLQCPERLCRAGFTMIELIIAMVVMVIVASYTFISITPYRGVKLDAAAKKVAFDLSYARNMALVMTEWYGVTFEAAPNNSYTIYKTDGTTDSIIADPAGGPFSVNLARIFNGVEISAVNIVGGKKVEFDPLGAPYVDKGGAAVSPEAAITLSYQGRSKSIYITPGTGRIHN
- a CDS encoding prepilin-type N-terminal cleavage/methylation domain-containing protein, producing the protein MRKGFSLIELVIAVAILGIVMYSLITIYITTGLKGSTAEIYTIAQYLAAEKMEQTLGGSFELAVNQAQTNFTGDLAQYSFQINFNYTTPADFNASVAGPTDYKKVAVLIRHPRLGSPLELAVIRANY